In a single window of the Candidatus Paceibacterota bacterium genome:
- a CDS encoding glycosyltransferase, with translation MAKKRILMIVPSPLYLEKGSSLRSYGVSEILSEKYFLDIVMYNMGSDFTLQNTNIHRTFSFYSPVLQVGKPSFSKIILDFFLFIKSFRLILKKKHDIIHCEDFEGAFIGYVLSFFFPNKKMVYNLHNRIEDNLYQNNERSIIIPFALFFEKLIVKRMDLVILNWEKYSKDEIFKKKKKFLFYDKISLEDYPCNLPSNKYIIYAGNFRKVQGISEFLEGFMEIKTDVKLVLVGSLSKEIKNQIEQKNLKDRVLILGKLPLQKTNYLIKNSLFAVLPRLKGAAMKMINYLMLSKIILAKDTVYSRELLKDNFNSFLYKDKEDLKKKLNFLLDGNFNESSIKEGIQETKKKIIKNWSKERFLKEYEK, from the coding sequence ATGGCTAAAAAAAGAATATTAATGATTGTTCCTTCTCCCTTGTACCTTGAAAAAGGATCTTCTTTGAGGTCCTATGGGGTCTCTGAAATTCTTTCGGAAAAATATTTTTTGGATATTGTAATGTATAATATGGGCAGTGATTTTACGCTTCAGAATACAAACATTCACAGAACTTTTTCTTTTTATAGTCCTGTTCTTCAAGTCGGAAAACCTTCTTTTTCCAAAATTATTCTTGATTTTTTCCTTTTTATCAAATCTTTCAGATTAATTTTAAAAAAGAAGCATGATATAATTCATTGCGAGGACTTTGAGGGGGCCTTTATAGGATATGTTCTTTCTTTTTTCTTTCCGAATAAAAAGATGGTCTATAATCTTCATAATAGAATTGAAGACAACCTTTATCAGAACAATGAAAGATCAATAATTATTCCATTTGCTCTTTTTTTTGAAAAGCTGATTGTAAAAAGAATGGACCTTGTAATCCTTAATTGGGAAAAATATTCAAAAGATGAAATTTTCAAAAAGAAGAAAAAATTCCTTTTTTATGATAAAATCAGCTTGGAGGATTATCCTTGCAATCTTCCAAGCAATAAGTATATTATCTATGCAGGAAACTTTAGAAAAGTTCAAGGGATATCAGAGTTTCTGGAAGGATTTATGGAAATAAAGACAGATGTAAAGCTGGTTTTGGTCGGTAGCTTGAGTAAAGAAATAAAAAATCAGATTGAGCAAAAAAATCTTAAAGACAGAGTTTTAATATTAGGAAAACTGCCGCTTCAAAAAACAAATTACTTGATAAAGAACTCATTATTTGCCGTTTTGCCTCGCCTTAAAGGGGCGGCAATGAAAATGATAAATTATTTGATGCTTTCTAAAATAATACTTGCAAAAGATACGGTTTACAGCAGAGAGCTTTTAAAAGATAATTTCAATTCTTTTCTTTATAAAGACAAAGAAGATTTGAAGAAAAAGTTAAATTTTCTCTTGGATGGAAACTTTAATGAAAGCAGTATTAAAGAGGGGATTCAAGAAACAAAAAAGAAAATAATTAAAAATTGGAGCAAAGAAAGATTTTTAAAAGAATATGAAAAATAA
- a CDS encoding CDP-alcohol phosphatidyltransferase family protein, with protein MTLSLSLEKIRRTAKKTKCNLWSKYVMRPLGDIFAVPFVYFDFNPRIIIFFRFILEITGAILFLFNYFILGITLIFLGRVFDQVDGNVARALDKTSAWGRYLDEIADMVAKIILWSAISFILFESYSQGKSHIIFSYLALFIPLLELLMFHARDRASLYIREGRKSNKEKVSRFFSKSSVNNKYKVLYFFRSSYDFISMFWLSICIPFLVLSAIFGNFHFYVIFAVFFQFLFFFYEISRKMFYDRLILKKYSL; from the coding sequence ATGACGCTTTCCTTATCTTTAGAAAAGATTCGCAGAACCGCAAAAAAGACAAAATGCAATTTGTGGTCTAAATACGTAATGCGTCCCCTTGGGGATATTTTTGCCGTTCCTTTTGTTTATTTTGACTTTAATCCTCGTATTATAATTTTTTTCCGTTTTATTTTGGAAATAACAGGGGCTATTCTTTTTTTGTTCAATTATTTTATTTTAGGAATTACTTTAATTTTTCTTGGCAGGGTTTTTGACCAAGTTGACGGCAATGTGGCAAGAGCTCTTGATAAAACATCAGCATGGGGAAGATATCTTGATGAAATAGCAGATATGGTTGCAAAAATAATCCTTTGGAGCGCCATTTCCTTTATTCTTTTTGAAAGCTACTCTCAAGGGAAAAGCCATATAATCTTTTCTTATCTTGCTTTGTTTATTCCTCTTTTAGAACTTTTAATGTTTCATGCAAGAGACAGGGCAAGTCTTTATATCCGAGAAGGAAGAAAGAGCAATAAAGAAAAAGTTTCTCGTTTTTTTTCCAAATCTTCTGTTAATAATAAGTATAAAGTTTTGTATTTTTTCAGGTCTTCGTATGATTTTATTTCAATGTTCTGGCTTAGTATTTGTATTCCTTTTCTTGTATTGTCCGCTATTTTTGGCAATTTCCACTTTTATGTTATTTTTGCAGTTTTTTTCCAGTTCCTTTTCTTTTTTTATGAAATTTCAAGAAAGATGTTTTATGACAGGTTGATTCTTAAAAAATACTCTCTTTAA
- a CDS encoding CDP-alcohol phosphatidyltransferase family protein, with the protein MTFLSSFISVQNNFKKTKTNIWRKYVERFLGRFFAVPFVYFDFNPNVITFFRFILEITGVFFFLNRYFILGITLIFLGRVFDSVDGNVARALDKTSAWGRYLDEIADMVAKIILWSAISFILFESYSQGKSHIIFSYLALSVPLLELLMFHARDRASLYKHRGENKDGKEMKELKKIPSNSIFYKIKSFFKFLSDFIPMFWLGINFPFFVLSVIFGILHIYVGFAFFFWFLIFSFEFLRKVFYDKLILERYPL; encoded by the coding sequence ATGACTTTTTTATCATCATTTATATCCGTTCAAAATAATTTTAAAAAAACAAAAACCAATATATGGCGAAAATATGTTGAGCGATTTTTGGGAAGGTTTTTTGCCGTTCCTTTTGTTTATTTTGACTTTAATCCTAATGTAATTACTTTTTTCCGTTTTATTTTGGAAATAACAGGAGTGTTTTTCTTTCTAAACCGTTATTTTATTTTAGGAATTACTTTAATTTTTCTTGGCAGGGTTTTCGATAGTGTTGACGGCAATGTGGCAAGAGCTCTTGATAAAACATCAGCATGGGGAAGATATCTTGATGAAATAGCAGATATGGTTGCAAAAATAATCCTTTGGAGCGCCATTTCCTTTATTCTTTTTGAAAGCTACTCTCAAGGGAAAAGCCATATAATCTTTTCTTATCTTGCCTTGTCTGTTCCTCTTTTAGAACTTTTAATGTTTCATGCAAGAGACAGGGCAAGTCTTTATAAACATAGAGGGGAAAATAAAGATGGGAAAGAAATGAAAGAATTAAAAAAAATACCTTCCAATAGTATTTTTTACAAAATAAAGAGTTTTTTTAAATTTTTATCCGATTTTATTCCAATGTTCTGGCTTGGAATTAATTTTCCCTTTTTTGTTCTTTCTGTTATTTTCGGTATCCTTCATATTTATGTTGGATTTGCTTTCTTTTTCTGGTTTTTAATTTTTTCTTTTGAATTTTTAAGAAAGGTATTTTATGATAAGCTGATACTTGAAAGATATCCTTTATAA
- a CDS encoding NAD-dependent epimerase/dehydratase family protein has translation MKNKRILVTGGAGFIGSNLVDRLIEKGNKVVVIDNLSSGKKENLNPKAKFYKIDICSSKIEEIFKKEKPEIVFHLAAKINLRKSIDDPISDAKANILGSLNIFENCKKNNVKKIVFASTGGAIYGEDGPFPSSENFIEKPLSPYGIAKLSAEKYLYYYEKVFKIPSVSLRFSNVYGQRQNAKGEAGVIAIFSNSMILKKQPLIFGNGKQTRDFIHVDDIVSALVAFSKKNVSGVFNVGSQKETSVNEIFRKIKNLTEFKKGPKYVLQKEGEQKRSCLDISKAKKEIGFGISFDLDKGLEKTVLWFKNNI, from the coding sequence ATGAAAAATAAAAGAATTCTTGTTACCGGCGGAGCCGGTTTTATAGGAAGTAATTTGGTTGATAGATTAATCGAAAAAGGAAATAAGGTTGTTGTAATTGACAACCTATCATCTGGAAAAAAAGAAAATCTTAATCCGAAAGCAAAGTTTTATAAAATCGATATTTGCTCTTCAAAGATTGAAGAAATTTTTAAGAAAGAAAAGCCGGAAATTGTTTTTCATCTTGCGGCAAAGATAAATCTTAGAAAATCAATAGATGACCCGATAAGTGACGCAAAAGCAAATATTTTGGGATCTTTGAATATTTTTGAAAATTGCAAAAAAAACAATGTTAAGAAAATTGTATTTGCTTCTACCGGAGGAGCGATTTACGGAGAAGATGGCCCTTTTCCTTCTTCAGAAAATTTTATAGAGAAACCTCTCTCTCCGTACGGGATTGCAAAGCTTTCAGCTGAAAAATATCTCTATTATTATGAAAAAGTTTTCAAAATTCCTTCTGTCTCTTTGCGCTTTTCAAATGTTTACGGACAAAGGCAAAATGCCAAAGGGGAAGCGGGAGTTATTGCTATTTTTTCAAATTCAATGATTTTAAAAAAACAGCCCCTTATATTTGGAAACGGAAAGCAAACGAGGGATTTTATTCACGTTGACGATATTGTTTCTGCTCTTGTTGCTTTTTCAAAAAAGAATGTTTCAGGAGTGTTTAATGTCGGTTCTCAAAAAGAAACGTCGGTAAATGAAATTTTCAGAAAGATAAAAAATCTTACAGAATTTAAAAAAGGGCCAAAATATGTTTTGCAAAAAGAGGGAGAACAGAAAAGATCCTGCCTTGATATTTCAAAAGCGAAAAAAGAAATTGGTTTTGGTATTTCTTTTGATTTAGACAAAGGATTGGAAAAAACAGTTTTGTGGTTTAAAAATAACATTTAA
- a CDS encoding class I SAM-dependent methyltransferase codes for MEERKIKEIEYYNKNTNQELRERDFEGFDSFSLGSYRFLKDFFIKNFKGKRILDFGCGNGIHTFWLQDYGEVIGIDLSDNSLNIARKIAKKAKFIKMDCEKLDFPDNSFDIVFDGGTFSSLDFDKALEEIIRVLKKDGTLVGIETLGHNPILNLKRKLKRIAGKRTKWAEKHIFKINDFKKTKERFTLHNAYFFHLFSWIAFPFLNFKTGKNILEILQKMDSFFISLFPFLKKYSFKIVFVFKNPKK; via the coding sequence ATGGAAGAAAGAAAAATAAAAGAAATTGAATATTATAATAAAAATACAAATCAAGAGTTAAGGGAAAGGGACTTTGAAGGCTTTGATTCATTTTCTCTTGGAAGTTACAGATTTCTTAAAGATTTTTTCATTAAAAATTTCAAAGGAAAAAGAATTCTTGATTTTGGATGCGGAAACGGAATACATACTTTTTGGCTTCAGGACTATGGAGAGGTAATAGGCATTGATCTTTCCGATAATTCTTTAAATATTGCAAGAAAAATAGCAAAAAAGGCAAAATTTATTAAAATGGACTGCGAGAAGTTGGATTTCCCGGATAACAGTTTTGATATTGTTTTTGACGGAGGAACTTTTTCTTCTCTTGATTTTGACAAAGCTCTTGAGGAAATAATAAGGGTTTTAAAAAAAGACGGTACACTTGTTGGAATAGAAACACTTGGACATAATCCTATTCTTAATTTAAAAAGAAAACTAAAAAGAATTGCCGGGAAGAGGACAAAGTGGGCGGAAAAGCATATATTCAAAATAAATGACTTTAAAAAAACAAAAGAACGGTTTACTCTTCATAATGCTTATTTTTTCCATCTTTTTTCATGGATTGCTTTTCCTTTTTTAAATTTTAAAACAGGAAAGAATATTTTGGAAATTCTTCAAAAAATGGATTCTTTTTTTATTTCTCTTTTCCCTTTTTTAAAAAAATATTCTTTTAAAATCGTCTTCGTGTTTAAAAATCCGAAAAAATGA
- a CDS encoding ATP-grasp fold amidoligase family protein, protein MKIDNGRIEKGVKDSYELPNRVLESIPKPLVTVHIITYQHGSYIKKCIEGVLMQKVNFPFEIIIGEDFSTDKTREIVFDYAKKYPQKIRVITADYNVKEKANTTRCMRRARGKYIAICEGDDYWTSPYKLQKQADVMEKDDSIAIAAHRIEYIDEEKQHLFSKFSKEEKEIGNIFDILERNYLFACSVMIRRSMIPFKKVERVSSFLIQGDWPLLVFTAENGKIYFSNEIMAVYRLHKGGIWSSLPIKKKAKFAIEARKAVIKEIKGLSKSKKRAIFFNSNLRWSKRAFSYNKNLAFFLLIRAFFSNPLKTKEILETGSSFVFDFLRFAIISLKKSKLGKISAGKILIDAFLWPFDFISIMRKYKKQFKCFPNIFFPKTFNEKIQRNKLFYRKKRHIIFADKIAVRNYVADKIGEDFLTKVYWTGKNLRDIEKEKLPKKFVIKSNHASSQIIFVKDKDNFDWEKANKEVKRWLDIDHSLYRGEWQYRWINPSILVEEYLEGKEENDNVPLDYKFFCFNGKVKIFQIDFNRFSNHSRLLFDRDFNLLNVRLRRFLYDKKVKKPACFSKMIEIAEKLSQGEPFLRIDLYDAKKPIFGEITLHPGAGLEKFYPKEWDLKIGQLIP, encoded by the coding sequence TAATAGGGGAGGATTTTAGTACCGATAAAACCCGTGAAATAGTTTTTGATTATGCTAAAAAATATCCTCAAAAAATCCGTGTAATAACTGCAGATTATAATGTTAAAGAAAAGGCAAACACGACTCGGTGTATGAGAAGAGCAAGGGGAAAATATATTGCAATATGCGAAGGAGACGACTATTGGACCTCTCCTTATAAACTGCAAAAACAAGCTGATGTAATGGAAAAAGACGATTCAATTGCGATTGCCGCTCATAGAATTGAGTATATTGATGAAGAAAAACAACATTTATTTTCTAAATTTTCGAAAGAAGAAAAAGAAATAGGAAATATTTTTGATATTTTGGAAAGGAATTATCTTTTTGCGTGTTCTGTAATGATAAGAAGAAGTATGATTCCATTTAAAAAAGTAGAGAGAGTTTCCTCTTTCTTAATTCAAGGAGATTGGCCCTTGCTTGTATTTACCGCAGAAAACGGAAAAATATATTTTTCAAACGAAATTATGGCGGTTTACCGCCTTCATAAAGGAGGGATATGGAGTTCGCTTCCCATTAAAAAAAAAGCGAAATTTGCCATTGAAGCTCGAAAGGCGGTAATCAAAGAAATAAAAGGATTGTCAAAATCAAAGAAAAGGGCGATATTCTTTAATAGCAACCTTAGATGGTCAAAAAGAGCATTCAGTTACAATAAAAATCTGGCTTTTTTTCTCCTTATTAGGGCTTTTTTTTCAAATCCCTTAAAGACAAAAGAAATATTGGAAACTGGAAGTTCTTTTGTTTTTGATTTTTTAAGATTTGCGATTATTTCTTTAAAAAAGAGTAAACTAGGAAAAATATCGGCAGGAAAGATATTAATAGATGCTTTTTTGTGGCCGTTTGATTTTATAAGCATTATGCGAAAATACAAAAAACAATTTAAATGTTTTCCGAATATTTTTTTCCCAAAGACCTTTAATGAAAAAATCCAAAGAAATAAGCTTTTTTACAGAAAAAAAAGGCATATTATTTTCGCAGATAAAATTGCTGTTAGAAATTATGTGGCAGACAAAATTGGAGAAGATTTTTTAACTAAAGTTTACTGGACGGGAAAAAATCTAAGAGATATTGAAAAAGAAAAGCTTCCTAAAAAATTTGTTATAAAATCAAACCATGCCTCAAGTCAGATTATTTTTGTTAAAGATAAAGATAATTTTGATTGGGAAAAAGCAAATAAAGAAGTTAAAAGATGGCTTGATATAGACCATTCTTTATACAGAGGTGAATGGCAATACAGGTGGATTAACCCTTCTATTCTTGTTGAGGAATATTTAGAAGGAAAAGAAGAAAACGACAATGTTCCCTTAGATTACAAATTTTTTTGCTTTAACGGAAAAGTTAAAATCTTCCAAATTGATTTCAATCGTTTTTCAAATCATTCCCGTCTTTTGTTTGACCGCGACTTTAATCTTTTAAATGTCAGATTGCGCAGGTTTTTGTATGATAAAAAAGTAAAAAAACCGGCCTGTTTTTCAAAAATGATTGAAATAGCTGAAAAGTTGTCACAGGGAGAGCCCTTTTTAAGAATTGACCTTTATGATGCTAAAAAGCCGATATTCGGAGAAATAACGCTTCATCCGGGAGCCGGTCTTGAGAAGTTTTATCCCAAAGAGTGGGATTTAAAAATAGGGCAATTAATTCCATAA